Proteins co-encoded in one Salvelinus sp. IW2-2015 linkage group LG17, ASM291031v2, whole genome shotgun sequence genomic window:
- the mtg2 gene encoding mitochondrial ribosome-associated GTPase 2, with amino-acid sequence MLTTLTKFQSRRWFVQEISRLFAQVCVRHEFNSSLLLGLKSNLATQRKTTGIMNVSTSCAWCAKTRISKKKELSEKKLTRHFVDNRNVKLLAGAGGKGACTFHSEPRKEWGGPDGGNGGDGGNIIIKVDLQVKSLAQVAPVYKGDDGDSGGSKNCYGRNASTTYIAVPVGTVVKEQGKTVADLSQHNQEYVAVFGGAGGKGNRFFLSNENRAPMTATLGERGQDRVLQLELRTMAHAGLVGFPNAGKSSLLRAISNARPAVAAYPFTTLNPHVGIVNYRDHEQVAVADIPGIICGAHLNRGLGISFLRHIERCRFLLFVLDLSSPEPWTQLQQLRYELDQYEPGLTHRPHAIVANKMDLPGARGNLEALRGHVAHRVIPVSALTGQNTEELILHLRELYDGYLQTHGQGSGQDMPTRW; translated from the exons ATGTTAACTACGTTGACCAAATTTCAAAGCCGAAGATGGTTTGTCCAAGAGATAAGTCGACTATTTGCACAAGTTTGCGTTAGGCACGAGTTCAATAGCAGCTTGTTGCTAGGGCTAAAAAGCAACTTGGCAACACAGAGGAAAACAACTGGAATCATGAATGTCAGCACGTCCTGTGCATGGTGCGCCAAGACTCGAATTTCTAAAAAGAAAGAACTTTCAGAAAAGAAACTG aCTCGCCACTTTGTGGACAACCGCAATGTAAAGCTACTGGCAGGAGCAGGTGGAAAAGGGGCCTGCACCTTCCACAGTGAGCCCCGGAAAGAGTGGGGTGGACCAGACGGAGGGAATGGAGGAGATGGTGGGAACATCATCATCAAAG TCGACCTGCAGGTGAAATCCCTGGCGCAGGTCGCCCCCGTTTACAAAGGAGACGATGGCGATTCAGGAGGCAGTAAGAACTGCTACGGACGCAACGCCAGCACAACCTACATCGCT GTGCCAGTGGGCACGGTGGTGAAGGAGCAAGGAAAGACGGTGGCAGACCTCTCCCAGCACAACCAGGAGTACGTGGCTGTGTTTGGAGGGGCGGGGGGAAAGGGAAACCGCTTCTTCCTGTCCAATGAGAACCGCGCCCCCATGACGGCCACCctgggagagaggggacaggacaGGGTCCTCCAGCTGGAGCTGCGCACCATGGCCCACGCCGGACTG GTTGGGTTTCCCAATGCAGGGAAGTCTTCCCTTCTAAGGGCCATTTCCAATGCCAGGCCTGCTGTGGCTGCCTACCCCTTTACCACCCTTAACCCCCATGTGGGTATTGTCAACTACAGGGACCATGAGCAAGTGGCAG TGGCTGACATTCCTGGTATCATCTGTGGGGCCCATCTGAACCGAGGCCTGGGGATCTCCTTCCTGCGCCACATTGAGCGCTGTCGCTTCCTTCTCTTTGTCCTGGACCTGTCCTCCCCAGAACCCTGGACCCAGCTCCAACAACTGCGCTATGAGCTGGACCAGTACGAGCCTGGCCTCACCCACCGGCCCCACGCTATCGTAGCCAACAAAATGGACCTGCCTGGGGCTCGGGGAAACCTTGAGGCCCTCCGGGGCCACGTGGCCCACAGGGTGATCCCTGTGTCTGCCCTCACAGGCCAGAACACAGAGGAGCTGATCCTGCACCTCAGGGAGCTATATGATGGCTATCTACAGACCCATGGACAGGGCAGTGGGCAGGACATGCCCACCAGGTGGTAG